The segment AAGGTTCATTTTCAGGCAGATTGGCCTTGTTATCGGATTGGCCCTCATGCTTGTGGCTTTCGAATGGAAAACTTATGAGAAAATTGTTGTAGAGGTAACCTCCAGGCAGGTAGAAAATGTTTCAGAGGATCTTATTCCCATTACCGAACAAAAAGTTAAACCCCCACCACCTGCACCTACTAAACAGGTGGTTAAGATCAATATTGTCGATGATAATATTACGGTAGATGATGATATTAACATTGACGTGGAAGCCGATCAAAATACGGAAGTGGAGGCATATGTTGCTCCGGTGAAATCAGAAGAAGAAGAATCCGCTGAGGAAGTACAGATTTTCATGGTTGTGGAATCCATGCCCGTGTTCCCCGGAGGTGAGGCAGCCTTATACAAATACCTCAATGAGAATTGCAAATATCCGCAAATGGCTAAAGAGAGCGGCATCCAGGGAAGAGTGTTCGTTACTTTCGTTGTCGAGAGGGATGGTTCTGTTACAGATGTGAGAGTGCTCAGAGGTATCGGCGGTGGATGTGATGAAGAAGCTGTTCGCGTGGTCCAGAGCATGGCCAGATGGACACCCGGCAAACAACGTGGTAAAGCTGTCCGTGTCCAGTATAATCTTCCGGTAAAATTTACCTTGCAATAAAATGCTGTAAAATATTCTTAAAAAAAGGCTGTCTGTTTCAGGATGGCCTTTTTTTGGTTATTGGTTATTGGTTAATTGTTAATGGTCATTAAGTGCATTATTTTAAACTGCCTACTGTCAACTGTCAACTGCCTACTTGTTATTAGTTATATTTGTTGCTTTATTTGAATAATGCCGAACCTGAAAAATAGGATCAAACGATTAGCCGGGGGATACCTGAAGGAGGTTACCTTTATCCGAAGGCATCTGCATGCGTACCCGGAATTATCTTCCCAGGAAATCTTAACAGCAGCTTTCATTTCAAAGCGACTTTCCGATTGGGGGATCGAACACCAGACAGGTATTGCCGGACATGGAATCGTCGGGCTTATACGTGGCAGCAAACCCGGCAACAAGGTGATCGCCCTCAGGGCTGATATGGATGCATTGCCTATACGGGAAAACAACAAAGTTCCTTATGTTTCTGCAAATCCCGGCGTTATGCATGCCTGCGGCCATGATGTGCATATGGCGTCGCTTCTTGGAACAGCCTGGATATTAAAATCCCTTGAAAGTGAGATCAGCGGGACGGTCAAACTCATTTTCCAGCCTTCTGAGGAGAAATATCCCGGAGGTGCCCTGCCTATGATAAAGGCTGGTGTCCTGGAAAATCCCAGGCCTGACTTCATTATCGGCCAGCATGTTTACCCTGAACTGGAAGCCGGGAAAATAGGCCTGAGAAGCGGAAACTACATGGCTTCAACCGATGAGGTCCACCTGACTGTCATAGGAAAAGGTGGGCATGCCGCCATCCCGAACAAAGTCATCGACCCTGTCGTTATCACTGCCCATATCATCCTTGCATTGCAACAGATCGTCAGCAGGAATGCACAACCAACCACGCCGTCAGTATTGTCGTTTGGCCGCATAATCGCCGACGGCCAGGCGAATATTATTCCCGATGAAGTCAAGGTTTCCGGCACCATGCGAACTTTCGACGAGGAATGGCGCATGACCATGCAGGAGAAGATCTCCACGATCTCAACGTCCATAGCACAAGGAATGGGAGGCCGGTGTGAGGTTTCTGTCATTAAAGGATATCCGTTTGTTTACAACGATCCAGGGGTCACAGAAAAAGTTAAGGGATATGCCGAAGACTATTTAGGAAAAGAAAATGTTGAAGAGCTTGATATGCGCATGACCGCGGAAGACTTTTCTTATTTTGCACAGGAAATCCCCGGGTGTTTTTACCGTCTTGGTGTGATGAACCAAGCCCGAGGGATTACATCCAATCTCCACACATCAACTTTCGATGTTGATGAATCGAGCCTTGAGACAGGCATGGGGCTGATGTCCTGGATAGTTGCAAAAGAATTGCTGTAGTTTCGGATTAAGTGTTATTTTTGTTAAAAATTTAATATTAAGATCTAATTTAAATCTATAAACTATGAAAAAGTTAATGTTGATTTTGGCAATGATCGTATTGACGGGAATGACAGGTTTTACACAAGTTTTTGAAAAAGGGTCCCAAGCAATTAACCTGGGTATTGGTCTTTTGAACACAGGTTATTCCGGTGGTTATTACTCTGGTTTTTTCCCTTCCGTTTCAGGATCCTATGAATATGGGATCGTTGAAATTCCGATGGGCTCCAAGCTTACCGGTGTTGTTAGTGCCGGGGGATATTTGGGGTGGAGCACTTCCAAGTATGCCTATAACTGGGATAATATTTATTACCGCTATAACACCTTCATTATTGCAGTCCGGGGCAATTATCATTTTATCTTTCATGAAAAGCTGGATCCTTATGCCGGTATCTGGTTTGGTGCCAAAATAAGAACCGGCGGATG is part of the Bacteroidales bacterium genome and harbors:
- a CDS encoding TonB family protein; the protein is MEEKKSPKADLENKRFIFRQIGLVIGLALMLVAFEWKTYEKIVVEVTSRQVENVSEDLIPITEQKVKPPPPAPTKQVVKINIVDDNITVDDDINIDVEADQNTEVEAYVAPVKSEEEESAEEVQIFMVVESMPVFPGGEAALYKYLNENCKYPQMAKESGIQGRVFVTFVVERDGSVTDVRVLRGIGGGCDEEAVRVVQSMARWTPGKQRGKAVRVQYNLPVKFTLQ
- a CDS encoding amidohydrolase: MPNLKNRIKRLAGGYLKEVTFIRRHLHAYPELSSQEILTAAFISKRLSDWGIEHQTGIAGHGIVGLIRGSKPGNKVIALRADMDALPIRENNKVPYVSANPGVMHACGHDVHMASLLGTAWILKSLESEISGTVKLIFQPSEEKYPGGALPMIKAGVLENPRPDFIIGQHVYPELEAGKIGLRSGNYMASTDEVHLTVIGKGGHAAIPNKVIDPVVITAHIILALQQIVSRNAQPTTPSVLSFGRIIADGQANIIPDEVKVSGTMRTFDEEWRMTMQEKISTISTSIAQGMGGRCEVSVIKGYPFVYNDPGVTEKVKGYAEDYLGKENVEELDMRMTAEDFSYFAQEIPGCFYRLGVMNQARGITSNLHTSTFDVDESSLETGMGLMSWIVAKELL